The DNA sequence TGTATTCCTTTCCCATAAAAGACATACTCGAGGTCAATGTGACTGAATACTTTTGGATGCTCTTCAGTTTGCTGTGCTGTAATGTTAATTTCAAAATCAGTCAGTTTAACTCTCTTTTTTTGAAGGATGCTCACTACATCACTCCCGGTGCATCCGGCTAAAGCCATTAAAACTAATTCCTTTGGTCTTACACCTGCATTACTTCCACCTAATTTTTCCGGTCCATCCATTGTAATCCAGTGATTTGATTCCCCTCTGGCAGCGAGTGTTAATCCTTTTACTTGTTTCAGGTAAACTTTTTTAGTTTCCATTTTTCCCTTTCTTCAGAAATATGTGAATTTATAGTAGTATGATGCTATCATTTTTAATTAGATTCTTTCAATTAAGGTTATTATAGAACAATATAATCGGAGCGATTGTTCAATTTTGAATTATTACCCATACCAGGTCAAATAAAATTATTCTTGTTGATTATCTAGAATAATGGAACTATCCGGCAATATGTTATGTTATCAACTATGTAATTCTAACACAAATTAAAATGGAGAAAAAATGAAAAGAATATCAATATCCTTATTTGCAATTGTAACATTGTTCACTACTTCAATTTTGGCACAATACGATACAAAAATGGTATCCAAAGCAGTAAAGAACGATATCGTTCAGACAGCAATCAGTGCCGGTAATTTTACAACTTTAGCAACTGCATTGACAGAAGCTGGTCTCGTTGATGCATTAAAAGGCGATGGTCCCTTTACAGTATTTGCACCAACAGATGATGCTTTCAAGAAATTACCGGAAGGTGCTCTTGAAGGATTATTAAAAGATAAAGATGCATTAAAGAATGTTCTGCTATACCACGTTGTTGCTGGAAATGTAAGTTCAAAAGATGTTGTGAATCTGGATAAAGCAACAACTCTTAACGGTTCAGATATTAAGATTAAGACAGTTGATGGCAAAGTAATGATTAACGATTCCCAGGTTACAGGTGCTGATGTGCAGGCTTCTAACGGGATTATACACGTAATTGACACAGTTTTACTCCCCCCTACTAAATAGCCCCCTATGTGGATGATGAAGAGACCCCGGAGTGATGACCCGGGGTTTTTTATTTTAATTCAGCAGTTACATTCTTTATTAAATTCCACGCATCCTCAATGTGTCTTCTCTCGTGCCTGATGCTTCCGATTGTCAATCTGATTACAAACTTGACATTAAGTTTTGTGTGAGATAAAAATATTTTTCCTGAAGAATTTATTTTTCCAATAACTTCTCATTCAATTCATTTAGTTCCTGATCTGTTTTATTCCGTGCATTATATCTGAAACAAACTGTTGAAAAAGGAACAGGTGCCATTCGTTCAAAATCTTTTTCATCGTCAATCCATTTAGCAAATTCCTGAGCTAGTATAATGTGAGCTTTTATTCTTGAAGCCAATCCTTCAACTCCGAAATATCTGATAATAAACCAAAGCTTGAGTGAACGAAATCTTCTTCC is a window from the bacterium genome containing:
- a CDS encoding fasciclin domain-containing protein, which codes for MKRISISLFAIVTLFTTSILAQYDTKMVSKAVKNDIVQTAISAGNFTTLATALTEAGLVDALKGDGPFTVFAPTDDAFKKLPEGALEGLLKDKDALKNVLLYHVVAGNVSSKDVVNLDKATTLNGSDIKIKTVDGKVMINDSQVTGADVQASNGIIHVIDTVLLPPTK
- a CDS encoding OsmC family protein; amino-acid sequence: METKKVYLKQVKGLTLAARGESNHWITMDGPEKLGGSNAGVRPKELVLMALAGCTGSDVVSILQKKRVKLTDFEINITAQQTEEHPKVFSHIDLEYVFYGKGIQHKDVERAIELSTETYCGVSAMLKKAMTINHTYRIVETEEEPVVAV